The following nucleotide sequence is from Deinococcus radiotolerans.
GGCGCTGGAAACCGCGGACGCCGCGCTGCTGCAAGAACGCGTGACGGGCGTGGCGGACCTGGTCGCCCTCTCCCGCGCCACGATGGGCAACATCAAGGTCAACATCGCCTTCGCGCTGGGCCTCAAGGCCATCTTCCTCGTCACGACGTTGCTCGGCTACACCAATCTCTGGATGGCGATCCTGGCCGACACGGGCGCCACCGCCCTGGTCACCGCGAACGCCCTGCGGCTGCTGACCTGGAAAGGTCAAGCGGCCCCCAAGGCTGCGCCCATCACGCCGGCGCCGCGCGCCGCGTAACGTCAGGCATGCCGGACATCACGCTCTACACCGTGCCGCAGTGCGCGGACTGCGAAGCCATCAAACGCCTCCTGCAGCGTGAGGGCGCCGCGTTCACCGAGCGGAACGTGCGCGGCGACCCGCAGGCCCTGGCGGAGATGCAGCGCCGCGCGGACGTCCGGATCGCGCCGGTCACCATCATCGGCGACGAGGTGGTGTACGGTCCCTTCAGTGACCAGCGCCCCCGCATTCTGGCGGCCTTGTCGGGACGCGCGTGAGCGTCGCCCTCTCGCAGATTCTGGCCCTCACGCTCATCCCGGTGGGGGCCACGGTCGTTGGGGGCGCCGTGGCCGCGTTCCGCGCACCCGCCGACCGCACGCG
It contains:
- a CDS encoding glutaredoxin family protein, which encodes MPDITLYTVPQCADCEAIKRLLQREGAAFTERNVRGDPQALAEMQRRADVRIAPVTIIGDEVVYGPFSDQRPRILAALSGRA